The genomic DNA CTGATAACAAATCCAGAAGTTTTCAATGTCATCACAACTACAAAATCCAGGCTAATAGAGGAGGGAGATTACATTTGCGATTATCTTATTAACAATATAAATTCTTATTAACAATGTAAATTAAACAACCTTAAGtctaaataaaaagcaaaaatattaaaaattcagGTATAACAGAAAAAAACCCCAACAAAACGGCTGAGCTGCTTCAAAGGAATATCATTCTTCCTTTTGACACTGGATCCCTCGTCAGAGTCAAAAAGTACAGAAATCCGCTctttgtccgtgctgaccaagatgtcccattgacactaatccaacctgcctgcgtttggcccatatctctctaaatcaggGATGTCAAACTCAGTTTAGGTCACGGGCCGGATTGGGCAAAATGCAACTTCATGCGGGCCAGATCAGTTGTGCACACGCGAACGTCAGTCAGCCAGGCCGAGGCCAAGAGGAgcccagcgccgccatcttgtctgTTTGACAGCGGTTGCCGGGGGCAACCATCCCCATTGCACCTACGGGCCAATCACAGAGAGGACAGGGGCGCCCCGCCGCCACCTGCCTCTTTGACTGTTACCCGGTGCAAGTGTCCCCATGGCAAGCCAATCACAGAGCGGAGGACGGGAGCGCCCCTGCCGGCGCAGCAGGTGGCACAGACAGTGGTGGAGGAGAGAGCGGCGAGGGGGAGTGGCTGccatacagatacataataaatggTCATGAATATACTTTTTCTTTCCCCAAATCATCCCGTGGGCCGGATTGGACCCCTTTGTGGGCCGGATGCGACCCACGGGCCAGCATTTTGCCACCCCtgctctaaatgtttcttatccatacccagtgcattcagaaagtattcacacccttcactatttccacattttgttacattacagccttattttaaaattgattacattcatttttttaaatcatcaatctacacacaataccccagaatgaagaagcgaaaacaggtgtttagaaatgtttagaaagtaattaaaaataaataactgaaatatcacatttacataagtattcagaccctttgctatgacactcaaaattgagctcaggttcatcctgtttccattgattatccttgagatgtttctacaacttggagtccaccagtggtaaattaaattgattggacatgatttcaaAAGGCACACAACTgtatatataaggtcccacagttgacagtgcatgtcagagcaaaaaccaagccatgaagccaaaggaattgtccgtagaccactgagacaagattgtgtcgagacacagatctggggaagggtataaaacaatttctgcagcattgcaagtCCCGAATAGTACAgaggcctccgtcattcttaaatggaagaactttggaaccaccaggactcttcatagagctggccgcacgACCAAAcggagcaatcgggggagaagggcgttggtcagggaggtgaccaagaacccgatggtcactctgacagagctgcaGAGTTCCTCTGGAgaagggagaaccttccagaaggacagctatatctgcagcactccaccaatcaggcctttatggtagattggccagacagaagccactcctcagtaaaaggcacatgacagcccgcttggagtttgccaaaagacatGAGTAACaaaattctctggtctgatgaaaccaagattgaagtctttggcctgaatgccaagcgtcacatctggaggaaaccaggtaccacttatcacctggccaataccatacctacagtgaagcatggtggtggaagcatcatgctgtggggatgtttttcagtggcagtaactggaagactagtcaggatcgagggaaagatgaactgaGCAAAGTACAGCGAGATCCTTGATCAAAACCTGCTCCAGATCGTTCTGGAcctgactggggtggaggttcactttCCAACAAGACAAAGACAACGccggagtggcttcgtgacaagtctgtgaatgcccttgagtggcccagcaagagcccggacttgaacccgatcgaacatctctgaagggacctgaaaatagctgtgcattgatgatccccatccaacctgacagagtttgagaggatctgcagagaagaatgggaaaaaatacccaaatacaggtgtgccaagcttgtagcgttatacccaagaagacttgaggttgtaatcgctgccaatggtgcctcaacaaagtactgagtaaacggtctgaatacttatggaaatgtgatatttcagttatttatttttaattgctttgcaaaaaattttaaacatcagtttttgctttttcattatggggtattgtgtgtagattgatagaaaaaaaaatcaattttagaataaggctataacgtagtacctgtccaaatgtctttcaaatgttatttacagtacttgcctcaactaccaattttggaagcttgttccataataCCCACCAACTTCTGTGCGAATTTGTTGCTCCGTAGGTTCtcatgaatctttcccctctcacctttaagccCATGTCCCTCTGGTTCTTCtgtcccctactctgtgcattcaccctatctattcaccaCATGAATTCATACACCTATAtacaatcatccctcagccttccgTGTTTGGCTACAAAATGTTTTTTCTCCACTTTGCTTCCAGCTGAAAGCTCTCCAGTCACATAGATTTTGGTTTCATGTGTTACCCCTTAATTTAACTCTTAGAATATGTCTCAATGGCAAACATTTAAGTGATTAAAATAGCCATACCTTTTCATCTGAATTACAATCTGTTGTCTGCGAGACAGTATTGGTGCATTTATCCATTGTTCCAACCATATCCGTCTGAGTGCCTTGTTGTTTCATGGTTGAATCAGCAATGGACCATTTGGTATTACAAGCTACAGTTTCGTAGGTCTTACTTTGGCCTAGAGTTGGTCTATTTTTGCTCATTAAAATTATATCTGTATTGTTAGCTCGATCAATAACAGAGACCATCGCTGTTGTGGCTTTTTCCGTGGTGAAATCAGCTCTGAAATCAGCACTAGCATCAACAATTTGATTGAcggtggcaattaaattattagTGCCTTTGTTAGAAAAGCAATCACGTTTCAACTGGGTATCAATGCATGTTCTTTGAAATATGGAAGCATTTCCTGAAGGTGTTAAATCTGGTGTTTGGTAGACACAGCCGGTAGATTTATTATTGCCCCCATCTATGTCTGGTGATCCAAAAGCATAATTCGTTTGAACTGTCACATTGGTATACTGCTCTGCCACCATCACACCTGTAATACTACCACCAACAGCTGACACAAATGAGTCGTCAAACAGATTTAGCTGATCCGAATTGTCCAAAAGTTCACGGGACTTTCCGAATCCTTGATTTGAATCCACCGATCTGGATACTCTGTTATTTTGGTTTTGGTTACCTTGATTCTGTAAGACAGGACTAATAGACCCAATCTCATTAAGTGCCTCCAATGGTGCTTGATTGAAATTTTCAATTTCTGTTGACGTCCTACAAGCAAATTGATCTTTAGCAAACTCTGCTGTTTGGTAAGGAAAACACTGTGCACTTTGATTAATATTTTCCAATAATACTGCAGTCTGAAGGTAACTGTTATGATTTGCTTGTTCAAACTTATTCCCATTAAGAACTTCAGTGCTGCTATCACTGAATACTGCCTTGTTTCCATCTGAGAATTCTACAAGCTGTGCTCCATCTGGCTTTTCTGCAGATTCAGAAGAAGATATCCCATTATTTTCAAGTACAAATGACTTCTGTGTTGAGGTAACAGCAGAAAGGAACAACGTCTCATCTATGTCTTCAACTGGATCAGAGTAATGTGCAAATTGAATTGATTCTAAAGGAATGCTTGGATATGCTGTTGGACTTTGTATTTTGGGAGAAATTTCTCCGTATCTAGAATAATCAACAAAGTCAGAAATATCGTGGCTTGCTGTGCTGTTTACACTGTGATAACAAGAAATTGGTTCCACATCCAAGGCTTCCGATGTCGCAGAATCCTTATACTCAGGAATGCAATGATGTAGAGTTCTTTTCTCCAATTCATGAAAGCAGTCACCAGAAGCTTGTTGCAATGACATTTCACTCAGTTTCCTATACATCTCAAATTCTGTGTCCAAGGACAGGTTAGTATCATTTCCTTGCTCTTTCATCAAATCCATTTTGCTAGTATATTTTTCTTGTCCATGATCAGACAGTTGGCCAGTTCCCTTGGTTGTCAGGCTGGTAAATAGATTCTTTACACATGAACTTTCATGGGGAGACTCAAATTCATATGCCGACACCAAATTAGTTGAAGGCGggtgtttttcttcaacaatttCTTCACCAGATCGAATCTGTAATCCTCTATGAAGGGCATCGGATTTTATTCTAAATTCCAAAAGTTGTTCAATGGCTTTGTCAGAAGCAGTTTCGTAATTTGCCTTCTCGCTTACAAGATGAAATCCATCAGCAACCTTGAAGTACGGATGCTCTTTTTCAGTAGTGGAGCAAGTTGCAAGGATTCTTTGGTTGTGCTCAAGAAGCAAATTCTTATCTATAAAATTTATAACAATTATGTAATTAACACTTGATAACACCATTATCATTATTATGGCCCAAGAAGCAATGACTTGCTCTCAGTAACCATCCACCAATACCAAATTATGTAATTAGAACTGGGATAGTTATTTAGGAACTGCAGGGGTTGGGTAGGAAAAATAGTCAGCATTGTAGttcttgattctgcggctggcacggacactttaataactggcacgggccactcaaatcagctgccccggacattttttatgattggtttattgtattttaacattgtgtttttacctgcttttaactatttatactgttccatcagggactggattgtttttagtgttattatgtgtgaaatgttttaaatttcatgtgcgatgctccgctattcactgggaaacatcttttcattttgcactgtacaactgttgcttgcaagatgacaataaaggttgattgattgattgagttcaCTATTATAGCTTTTCTACATAGAGGagatatctaaaattagagagtaTCGGTTTTGAATAAGGTGCAAGAGGAGATTTATGGGAGAACATTTTCCATAAGTGGTTGGAATCAGGAACATGACTTGTAATGGAGAcaggtactctcacaacattttaGTATTTCGGTGAACACGTGAATCGCTGAGGCATGAAAAGCTACAGACCAAGTGAAGTTAAATTGGATTACTGCAGAGAgaacatggttggcatggacatagaGGGCAGAAaggccaatttctgtgctgtataggtAGGTCTGCTATAACATGACAGCACAAAAATTGGTCCTTCTGCCCTCGATGTCCATGCGACCATCAAGTATTTCAAGAGttacgagtcaagagtgttttattgtcatgtgtcccagatagaacaatgaaattcttacttgctgcagcacaacagattatgtaaacatagtacactgtaaacaatatgataaatgagagagatAATCTGTCTGTATTAATCCCATTTAACTGCTATAATGTGGTTGAGCTCCCGAGAAATCTTGCATTATATAAAGTTGCATAAAGGACAATTATGTCAATGTGGAAAAGGGGGTTGGGGCTACAGAATTTCAAGCTTGTAATAACATTCTTTcccacaggattttcaaaaacaAGTGTCTTTTCAATACCAATATGTTTACGTTATGTTTCAGCAAATGAAAGCCTATACGTTACATTGTTTAACAAAGTATCCTTACGCAAATGTAAATAGAAGCAATTGCGAGTAAAAGTAAATAGAAGCTTATCAATTTCAATGGCAACCCACAGTTAAACTAGGAGCTGTTTTCTTAAGAGCCATTGATGTCTGATAATTGTGAGGAAGCTACATGGAAACTGAGTTTTTCCATTCTCTATAGGCACAAAGGCACTTCTCTAAAGGCAGTCTCTtcatagtggaaacattctcgccACATCCATTCTACTCAGGcttctgctggaataactcagcgggtcaagcagcaactctggtgaacatagatcggtgacatttcgggtgagacccaccttcagactgattgtgggggttgGGGATTGGGAGGGGAGAAAGCTAGGAGAGACAAGAGGCAGAACAAaacatggcaggtaatagatgaACATAGGAGAGGGTTTCATTGGATTATGATGATGGTTTGACAAATgctagagatgaaaaaaacagaaggtgtgaaacaaaaggatggaagagttgagaattgtgaagccactGGAATTGCGAGTTCTGaatttttttctgcttgtcaatttccaaagtgatTTAagtggttctccagtttcctgatTAACATCATGTCATAACTAATTCAATCTGCCTAGACAATTAGGGTTCCCCAATTCATCACTTGCATGATATCCATGCATGATTTGTGTTATGTAAGCATGTGGATTAGCAGAGCTACCTGCATTTGGAATCTCATTATGAAAGAGAAATGTCAAACTGGCAATAACGGGCATGAGATCATGTAATTAGAAAATCCTGAATGTTCCTAACTTTTATTTAAAACATGATCCAAGATGTTTTAATGCTCCCCCTATAATCTGTGCACACTATCGAAAAGACTAAAACTTTCATTTGTACCCATACTGAATCTGAAATGTGATGTCTTCACAAAATTGGTAAAGTGTAGAATCCATTTGCAAATACGGCAACAAAAGTTATCCCAGGATACTTTATAAGCGATCAATATACTAGTCTAACCATTCCTTCAATAACATTGCTCAAATGTTTAACAGACAATTTAACCATTGCCATTTTAAGACCAAAAAGGGAATAATTTCCCCCTGCCCCAGGTGCTCCTAGGTAGCTAAAATGGAATTTTATTGGAAGCCCTCTCAGCTGAATTGTTGACAATTTCCTTTCCCattggtgctgtctgacctgttcagTATTTCCGACATTGAGGTTTTTATTTCCCGAGCTgaatattaattttatttgtgTTTAGTGCAAGTCACTAATTTAGTAAAGGGGTTAGTGCTAGAAATGGATGCCTGGaggatgtgttggaaagaacaacagatgctggtctgaagaagggtctcaacccgaaacgtcacccattctttctctccagagatgccgcctgtcctgctgagttactccagcattttgtgtctgcctggaGGATGTGTGATGTATTGGCTCATTACCAGTTATATGATTTGCTGCAAAGCACCGCAGAAAATCATTCTTAACTTAATTCTCTTACCTAGCAATtgatgaaaaaaaatcattgttgAGAATTGTGAGTACAACTTAAAGCATACCTCTTTTACTATTCATGAAGATGTTTGATGAGAATGTCTTTGGAGCATTtttaaactacaaaacagaagtAACAGAGTCACAACCCTCACAAGAAAATCCTTCTCAGTTACATCTTAACTCGAAAGCCTTATTCTCAGGCCACAGGGGAACCAACCTAGCCTCAAAATTTTGGATGTTTTAGTAAAATCCCATCCaattctccctttttcctaaaccTGCAAATGTCCAACCAGGTATGTCCAACCTGCAAAACCTTTCCTCATTGCTAGAGGAAGTGGTTAAGGCAGATATAACAACAACATTTATGGGACATTTGTGCAAGTACAGTAAATCCTCAGACTTCTTTACAGTAAACGGACTACTTTATAATGGATTTCGGTTTTATACACTGAACTACCAATGGTTGTCACTCCCACCGCTCGCAGTGCCAGCCGCCCCCGGCTCTTCTGCCGCTCCATTCCATTCCAGATCTTGAATCATGATGACATGGAGTATTACAAGAAGATAAAGAGCTTATTAATGTGGTGTTAAGACAACAATCCTCCTCAATGAGAGCAAATAGTCAAGATGGTCGATAGTTTCAAGTTCCTGTGCATCAATTTCCAGACAAACCATATTGAAGCTATtaccaaaaaaaaacccaatgatgcctctacttcctcagaagactaaggagatCTGGTAGGTTTCCAAAAGTTCGTAAttctcaacttctacagatgcaccctaCAAAGCATCCTATCAGTTTGCATCATAACTTTGTTTGGCATCAGTTCTGTCTAATGcctcaaggaattgcagagagttgtggacagtgGCAGTCTGTCCAgggtggcaagtgggcccctgatgaagtgggccccctatatcaagtgggcccctgatgaagtgggccccctatatcaagtgggcccctgatgaagtgagccccctttgtctcctggcaaccaatatttttagacccaatcCGCCACTGGTTGTGGATGAAACCAACcttcccccatttccccccccccccccccccccccccccccccataatcaaATTCTTCTAGACACCATGCTGCCTTGGTAAAGCAACCAGTATAATTATAGACCATTTCCATCACAGTCATTCCCTCTTTACCAATTCCCCATCAGTccaaagatacaaaagcttgaaagctccAAAATctaattcaggaacagcttcttccccagtgCGAATAAACTAGTGAATGGTTCTCTCGTTAGCTAAAGCTGTATTGCCGACCTCCCAAACTGCCTTTGCAGCCCTGCACTCGTTATTTGATCTGCACTTTCTTTATAGCTGTTCACTAAAACACTATGCACTttggcatttttctctttgcactagcaGTCGTACTTGTGTATGGTGACGATTATACTTGTGCATAGTATTTGACTAGatggtatgtgacaataataatatcaatattattgtcacagtgaatgtgacaataataaaccatttcAGAAACGCCACAGATTGTTGGGAAAAATTGGGTGAAAAGTCAAAATAGTCACTGTATATTGTGCTAATAtgttgcactgggcctgtactcgctggtgctgagaagaatgaaggggacctcattgaaacttactcaatagtgaaaggcctgggtagagtggatgtggcgagaATCTTTCCACTATTaaaagagtctaggactagagggaacagtctaagaataaaaggatgtacctttagaaagattcCTTTCaggaagtcagagggtggtgaatctgtggaattcattgccaatggcgaccgtggaggccaagtcattgggtatttttaaggcgtagattgacagattcttgattagtaagggtagcaggggttttggggagaaggcaagagaattgggttgagagggaaagatagatcagccatgattgattggcggagtaaactcgatggaccaaatggcctaattttgctcctatgactgATGAATTTATGGTTCAGAAACCAAGAAGGTATCACAGATGAGGTCAGCATCAACAAGCGAATTtggtatttcaactgcgcatgcccaggtcataggtcactcgaggtaaacattctcggcagttgAGCTGCTGCGtgaatacagacctgcgtttcttccgtaatcaggatcgaacccgggtctccggctctgcaagtgctgttgaattgctactggacacTATTTCTCTCTTCTCCACTGCAGTAGTGACAATCTAATGTGCACAAACTGCATGTGACAAAATCGTGCATGAGAGGGCCAACTTCTTGGCATTAATATCGGAGTTTGGGTGGAGGTGATGACATGCCAGATGGTGGGAAGCGAAAGGCCTTAGAGTACAAGCCAgaaccaagggcctgtttccgtgctgtgtccccAAACCAAATTAATTTAACTAGGTAAAGGTAAGTCATGGGAGGACGCAGGAAGGGTGGACACTGGAACAGGTGGGgttgaaggaaggaaggaaagttgTCTGGGACCAAAAAGAAATAGGGGGCttaggtgtgaggggaaagatttaataggaacccgaggttcaacttttttcacacagttgtcaaaagtttgtttcttaaaaagcagatagcaacaaacgttaaaggtaaaccatggcaatctttaattgatttgtcagacgggagtggcaaagatctacaatgagcacaaacattgctcagtgcttctcgggctctcactcacagaacaaaggacagctagcacaattatacatttttcttgtcagtaaaacactcctaccaagtctgaatatggcatgactgaaagtttttatagcctttcagaatataagaaaagctgggtccaaatcaagctcatccaataacaagctATTACTTATCTCAGGAGTGTCTCCAattttggcttctttatggccttgaatgaagcacgttattactgcaggctgccatcttaatgtctttattgaaaagacaatctgtcctccatattgtgttccatataatttacaaagtcattcagactttgcACCgggccattcttttgttctactagatcatgcttttgtagaagaacaactccattttagatttgactattagctctttcattccCTCCTTTTTATCAAACATAACATTCACAGTCCTCGGTAGGTACACACAATGGTCCCAAGCATTAGAGCAATGATTAGCCGAATGATAGCCATAATGTATCACAGTATCCCAAAGTCCACCAAACCAAAGGTAAGGCTACCAGTTCAGTAGAACCCCAAAGTCCATCAAACTAATGGCATGGCAACCAGTTCTCACTCTCTTCATTGACAACCATCCTGATGAAGCTTGTTTAGAGTCGATGGTTCAGGTGCCACTTGTAGGCGGTGTAATCATTTCAGCCGACATTGGGGTTGTGCCATAAAGTTTGCACGCGTCCGAGGGTGTGCCAGTCTCTTCGTAGGTCGTTGCACAGGTGAGGTGTTCTCCCACTCTCGTCCTGTGGTGGGATTTATCACCTTGATCTAGACGCTAGCGTATCCGTGGGTTTGGACAGCTTCTCCTCCCAGGTGGCCTGCTTCCACATCACCACGTAGAAGCAACTGCTGGACTGGAAGCCAAAGACAAAGCCAGCGTAGATTGCAGTCTGTGTTGACGTAGAAGGTGCCACTGAAGTTGATGGCGTTGTACTCATCAAATCCGACAGCAAGGCCAGGGTCAGAGTTGGCGGTCTGCAGTAACTCCCTGCCCTTGTTGCGCACTACCTAGTTAGGAACGATCTACATCGTCCCCTTTGGAACTTTCTCAGGTCAGTCTCACTGATGGCGCTGTTCTCGGGGCACATGTCATAGATATCTGGGATGTTGTTTTCAAAGTCGCCCTTGCAGTTGTCTCCTCTGCTGTCACCATCGGCTTCGATCTGGTCAGGGTTGGGAACAAAACGGCAATTGTCCTTCTCAACAGAAACGCCATCATTGCCGTCCTCATCAATGTCCTGATTGTCATCACACTGATTACACACCAGTTCTGAGTCATTGCCTTCCTGGATAGGGTTATGCATAATCTCTTtcaataggtccatctgtttcaaAATGTTAAGCTTCTCTCTCTCTAGACCCTTCGTCATATGATAGAGCTCAAAATGCTTCAAGATTGTTGATCAAATGTGGTTTGTCTTTCCGAAGTTGTGACCAAAGGCTTTGCACTTCCTCCTGATCTGTAAAGATGTTCTTTCTTCTATATGGTTCTTCTATATTCTTTCTTCTACAGCTTTACATGGCGCTGCTGGTAGCGATCAATCAGAAACACCTTGTTACACCCTGGGTGGGGCAAGGTCTTTCACGTACCTCTTCATGTTgctcttttatatgtttcttaagTCCATCAACTCCTCTGTAAACAGCACGGCAACCCTTATACTGACATCGATACATGGTGGGGAAATCTTCCCTTTCCAAGTTTTACTTCGGTTTCCGGCCACGTTTTTGTCcagattgtttcttcacatccttAATATTGCACTTCTTAACTGGTAACGAACTCTTCTTCTCCTATTATGATTGAAAAGACTCATCTGAATAACCATTCTTAACTTTTGTTTCTCTGTCATCTTCACTTGATAAATACCTTTCAGAAAGATCACTGGACTCCAATCCATCCACAACATAATTTCTTATAGAACAAGATGCTTCATTGCAGTTAACTGTGTTTTTTCACATTTAATGGTCGAGTTGCATCTTGTACCTGAACTTTTTCACAAGAGCACTCTGTATATTCAGGATCTGACCGCAAGAAC from Leucoraja erinacea ecotype New England chromosome 7, Leri_hhj_1, whole genome shotgun sequence includes the following:
- the rbm44 gene encoding RNA-binding protein 44 isoform X2, translating into MDDPQELGKFSQQNKPGMPTFYCIWPCEKCSYCNVLSTRKCRNCSETMRDAEQPLYLEDKNLLLEHNQRILATCSTTEKEHPYFKVADGFHLVSEKANYETASDKAIEQLLEFRIKSDALHRGLQIRSGEEIVEEKHPPSTNLVSAYEFESPHESSCVKNLFTSLTTKGTGQLSDHGQEKYTSKMDLMKEQGNDTNLSLDTEFEMYRKLSEMSLQQASGDCFHELEKRTLHHCIPEYKDSATSEALDVEPISCYHSVNSTASHDISDFVDYSRYGEISPKIQSPTAYPSIPLESIQFAHYSDPVEDIDETLFLSAVTSTQKSFVLENNGISSSESAEKPDGAQLVEFSDGNKAVFSDSSTEVLNGNKFEQANHNSYLQTAVLLENINQSAQCFPYQTAEFAKDQFACRTSTEIENFNQAPLEALNEIGSISPVLQNQGNQNQNNRVSRSVDSNQGFGKSRELLDNSDQLNLFDDSFVSAVGGSITGVMVAEQYTNVTVQTNYAFGSPDIDGGNNKSTGCVYQTPDLTPSGNASIFQRTCIDTQLKRDCFSNKGTNNLIATVNQIVDASADFRADFTTEKATTAMVSVIDRANNTDIILMSKNRPTLGQSKTYETVACNTKWSIADSTMKQQGTQTDMVGTMDKCTNTVSQTTDCNSDEKELDNNKCKTKLRKVLGELDQLKKKCKRTELQQQRPVYLTVSEDGNYSSDCCGYMKQRALKAELQFLKMQYLMCRQHCWRVHSVYIENNISGDSGFPRLEDGTDNGTALSSVLQGLKNNYEGMKQKVLEGISLDSLPLLSVELNLPYGTFVPAMLGEKSPSLHQSNSNYSNEVAFNVEPSCEDLFRKHHGDDDKVEKPSEELHSELYQHMPDKAEGVCEEFVTQATANDLEVTDDWFDAEETFTSSGGLDCMEGKMNSHFEAVTATDVQRSIEYVHDDRSVEREIAQTSYIYVDGLPRIITEVELRMLFQKYQVSGIWLCNLHSDYRCGVLRVASPNFAKIAVDEMNGREYHGKSIKVHMAKISGDRMLFVLKNHTQLPLKGQHLIQDHVTKDTKFKVDSQEEFYSASTKILNAGSQKMSGRKYKQMQCLQNTTTATGTFIPPNSANLSSFNKLMKTLLELYPEANRSEIFCND